GAAAAATACAAAAGCGATCGCAGCAAATCCGTAACCCCAACCCAACTCCACACCTTCTAACTGCGCTTCTGTCCAGCTAAAGCCATTCCATCGCCAAACCAAAGGCGGTTGCCGCGAAGGCATTTTGATTTGTTGTTGCTCTATATTCACAGTAAAAATCTCTTGACAAAAATCACAAGCCATAGTCTCCATTAACGGCATTTGTGATATTTTACCGACTCGACAAACTGGACAAGGGTAAGCTTCATGGGTGTCAAAAGATTTGCTGAAGATTTTGGAACTGGGCATAATCAAACTGAGTTTTTCGCAAAAGTATATATGTTGGTGCTAGTTGAATAACCAAGCTGTTTAGGGTTGGCGAGAACGGCTTCGCCTCATTTGAATGTCCTAAAAGCCCTTGTTTCAGTTACCAACTAGCCACAAGCCTCCATTCCCAGAGTTGTAATGAGTCTATCGCTTTTTGATGTCCTGTGGTGCTTGACGTGAGCGATCGCTTTTGTTATCTTGAAGCTCAAGGAAGCTTTATATTCAATTTTGTATCTCATGCCAGCGTATATGTTCAGCAGCAATTACTACTTTTATTTTTGGCGTAAGGCGGTTCACCGGGAGTGAGTCATGTTTCCGATTGGAAACCGCCCGATGAACCGCAGAACTGACTTCTGCGGTTTTTTTGTTTTTAGGAGTATCTGTACAGACAGCACAAATGAAAAAACCAACTGTCACCTGTCACCTATCTTTCTCGAAGTATTGAACATGACGACTAATTTCACAAACTGGTTTTACAGCTTTTACTTTTGGCCTAGAGCAAACTCCGGGTAAATAGCGTCATGCCAATGAGCCAGAACGCGCCCGGAACACTCAGTTTCCGGGCTTTTTTAATTTCAGACTTCAGACTTCATAATTTTCGGAGAATCAAACCATGATTAACGCCAAACTAGCCTCCCAATCTCATCCCAACCACCAAACAATTGTGAAACTTTCCGAGACAGTCGCCTTCGGTGGTGAAGAATTAGTGATTATTGGCGGCCCTTGTACAGTGGAAAGCTTAGAACAAATGGAAACAGTTGCTCAAAAGCTATCATCTGCACCCGTACAAGCCTTACGGGGTGGTGTTTACAAACCCCGCACCTCGCCTTATGCTTTCCAAGGTATGGCTGAAGCAGGATTAGAAGTTTTAGCGAGAGTGCGATCGCTCTACAATATGCCAGTAGTTACAGAAGTTATGGCAATTTCGCAAATTGAAACTGTCGCCGCATCTGCTGATATGCTGCAAATTGGTAGCCGCAACATGCAAAACTTCGACTTACTCAAAGCCTTGGGACAAGTTGACAAACCAATCTTGCTCAAGCGTGGTTTAGCCGCCACCATAGAAGAATTCGTTATGGCTGCTGAATATATCCTCAGTCATGGAAACCCAAATGTCGTGCTGTGTGAACGTGGTATTCGCAGTTTCGACAATTACACCCGCAACGTCTTAGATTTAGGCGCAGTCGCCGCCCTCAAACAAATCACTCACTTACCGGTGATTGTAGATCCTTCCCACGCCGTCGGTAAACGCGAACTAGTCGCACCTGTCGCCAAAGCGGCTGTAGCTTGTGGCGCAGATGGGTTAATTATTGAGTGTCACCCAGAACCAGAAAAATCCGTTTCCGATGCCCGTCAAGCACTGTCTTTAGAAGACATGGTGAACTTAGTTGATGTTTTAAAGCCCGTAGCAGCAGCCGTTGGGCGCAGAATATCAGAAAACACAGGGGTGGGTTTAAAACCTACCCCTATTTGTTACGCGGCTTAGGATTTTCAACGAACCACAGAGATACAGAGAGAAGTTGCGTGCGCGGGTTCCCCGCGTTGAGCAAACTTCGGGAGGACACGGAGAAGTAAGAGTTTAACTCCTCATCCTCTCCACGCCTCTGGTTACTGAGCGACTTGTACCGAGCGTTCGCGTAGCGTCTCCGTCAGGAGAAGTCGAGGTAAGTCGAAGTATGCGCCTCTGCGTGAGATAAATTATTCGTAATTATGCGAGGAAGTCTCAATGGTAAAAACTCCTACTCAACCCATCACGTTAGAGGAATTTCTCAAACTACCAGAAACTAAACCGAGCTTAGAATATATTGACGGTCAAATTATCCAAAAACCAATGCCACAGGGTAAACACAGCGCAATTCAAGGAGAATTTGTCCCTGCCATCAATAATATAGTCAAGCCAAAACGCATTGCTCGTGCCTTTCCTGAATTGCGTTGTACATTTGGCGGACGTTCAATTGTACCTGATATTGTAGTTTTTACTTGGGATAGAATTCCTCGTGATGAAAATGGAGAAATAGCTAATACTTTTGCTCTGGCTCCAGACTGGACAATTGAAATTTTATCTCCTGATCAGAATCAAACGAAAGTCACAAAAAATATTCTTCATAGCTTAAAATATGGAACTCAAATGGGTTGGTTAATTGACCCAGATGAGCAAACTGTCTTTGTTTATCAACCCAAACAAGAAACTACCGTATTTGATGAGCCAGATGCACTTATTTCTTTACCATCTTTTATGAGTGAACTTCAACTTACTGTGAGAGATTTATTTGCTTGGTTATTGTAGGGCGATCGCAATCTTTTGTAGATATGACAATAACAGCAAGTTTTTCACCTAAATTTCAAATACAACGCCGCGATAAATTTCCGCTATTGGTAAATCAATCCCGGCAGATTCCAAAGCAATCGAACCCTCTAAACCTTTAAAATCACTCAGCAACCAACCTTGAGTTTGCTTGGTATATTTCTCAACAAAAGGCTCATCCTGTTCAATTAATAAATATTCACTAAAACTAGGAATAGACCGATACATCCGAAACTTATGTTGTCGGTCATAATCTGCGGTACTAGGTGATAATACTTCAACAATTACTGTAGGATTCAATACTTCATCTAAGCGTCCTTCATTGAGTTGTGGTTCTCCATCAAAAACCATCACATCTGGATATACACCCCGCCGATATTCAGGAATCCATAGGCGTAAATCGCTGTTAATTGGCTCAAATGAAGTATCACGCAGCAAAAAGCTAATATAAGTCAAAATGTTTCGACCGATTCGGCTATGTTTGAGCGTTCCTCCTGGCATTGGGAAAATTTCTCCATCTCGATATTCGCTGCGTCCTTCGGCTTTTTCTTCAATGGCGCGATATTCATCCAAAGTGTAACGGTGCTTAATTGTGGAAACCATAGTGCATCGTCTCCAGGATAATAAAACTATTTTGTCACAGAACAGTTTGGAATTTTTAAAAGAAATCAGCCATCCACGGCTCAGAACTAGTAAAAATTTCTGTCGCTGCTAATAGTGCTGTGTCTGGAGCTTCTAATTTTCCTGCTAATTTTAAAGTATGAGGGTTAAATAAACCCGTATACAAAGAAGCTAATCCTTGAATATCTATCTGTAATTCTCCTTTACCACCTTGCTTAACTTCACCTTTGCCATTAGCAATAGAAAGAATAAATTTATCATTATTAGCCGTTAATAAATCATCTTTAACTGCTAAATGTAATTCGGTTTCTACTCCTAATTTATAACCACGTAATTGTAATGCTTTGTATACATCTACAATCCGCAACATCCAACGATTTTGATGTTTAATTTTGGCAGTTTGTTCTGGTAATACTAATGTCAGAAAATCAATCACCGAACTTTGCCAAGTGACTTTTTTGATTGTAGAACGATGGTTAGCCAAAAAAGACCAGAAAGTTTGTGCCGCAGCATGACTCAAAACTACCCAATCTCGAATTTTAATCACTGTCTGATTTGCCTGAGAATGCTGACTCAAGATAATGTAGCCTTCGGGTTGGTCTTGGTTGCCCATTAAATAACCATAAACAGTTTCTTTTTCTTCTGATTGAGTTAACCTTTGCCAAATACTGGAATGTCGGTCTAAATAACCATGAATTAGTTGTGCCTGTTGTTGATATAGTTGACGCAAGATTTCACAATTCAGGTTTGCAATTGGTTGTAAAGCTAAAGGTGACTTGTGTAAGCGGATATCTTGAGTGGAAATTTCCCAACTGCAATAGTTACCAGCTTGTTCATATCCGGCTTTGCGGTAAAGTTGTTGGGTCGCGGGATAGAGAACGGAAATGGGGATTCCTTTTGCATAGAGTTCTTGCAGCATATTTTGCA
This portion of the Aulosira sp. FACHB-615 genome encodes:
- the aroF gene encoding 3-deoxy-7-phosphoheptulonate synthase, whose amino-acid sequence is MINAKLASQSHPNHQTIVKLSETVAFGGEELVIIGGPCTVESLEQMETVAQKLSSAPVQALRGGVYKPRTSPYAFQGMAEAGLEVLARVRSLYNMPVVTEVMAISQIETVAASADMLQIGSRNMQNFDLLKALGQVDKPILLKRGLAATIEEFVMAAEYILSHGNPNVVLCERGIRSFDNYTRNVLDLGAVAALKQITHLPVIVDPSHAVGKRELVAPVAKAAVACGADGLIIECHPEPEKSVSDARQALSLEDMVNLVDVLKPVAAAVGRRISENTGVGLKPTPICYAA
- a CDS encoding Uma2 family endonuclease; the protein is MVSTIKHRYTLDEYRAIEEKAEGRSEYRDGEIFPMPGGTLKHSRIGRNILTYISFLLRDTSFEPINSDLRLWIPEYRRGVYPDVMVFDGEPQLNEGRLDEVLNPTVIVEVLSPSTADYDRQHKFRMYRSIPSFSEYLLIEQDEPFVEKYTKQTQGWLLSDFKGLEGSIALESAGIDLPIAEIYRGVVFEI
- a CDS encoding Uma2 family endonuclease, with amino-acid sequence MVKTPTQPITLEEFLKLPETKPSLEYIDGQIIQKPMPQGKHSAIQGEFVPAINNIVKPKRIARAFPELRCTFGGRSIVPDIVVFTWDRIPRDENGEIANTFALAPDWTIEILSPDQNQTKVTKNILHSLKYGTQMGWLIDPDEQTVFVYQPKQETTVFDEPDALISLPSFMSELQLTVRDLFAWLL
- the eis gene encoding enhanced intracellular survival protein Eis, coding for MTPLLEYKTLVNVEDVKHLALVVEQAFVASASESESFLKSIGYENFRVICREGKVAGGLATLPMGMWLEGKSVPMVGIAGVGIAPEYRGAGVAIALMQNMLQELYAKGIPISVLYPATQQLYRKAGYEQAGNYCSWEISTQDIRLHKSPLALQPIANLNCEILRQLYQQQAQLIHGYLDRHSSIWQRLTQSEEKETVYGYLMGNQDQPEGYIILSQHSQANQTVIKIRDWVVLSHAAAQTFWSFLANHRSTIKKVTWQSSVIDFLTLVLPEQTAKIKHQNRWMLRIVDVYKALQLRGYKLGVETELHLAVKDDLLTANNDKFILSIANGKGEVKQGGKGELQIDIQGLASLYTGLFNPHTLKLAGKLEAPDTALLAATEIFTSSEPWMADFF